atcacaactagttagaTTTTTGGGTTGTCAAGACTCAAAAtacgcatgtcgtgatggcgcctatcaaaatactaggcaagccgacaacctcaataaaataCAATACCTTTTAAGTATGAAAACAAAATATGTGAATTCAATAGAGAACCTCACAATTTcagatacaaaacactcccaaaacccggtgtcactgagtacgagcatctaaatgataacaaagtctgactgataaaaacactatctgaaaatatagaacagtacaataattgaaaggaagtaagtcaaggtcagcggatgccagacagctaccttgatagtctccagctgataacactctgagatctaacagtcgctgtgtccggaagcacctggatctgcacacgaggtgcaaagtgtagtatgagtacaaccaactcaataagtaacaagactaacctttgggctgaaagtagtgacgagctcagcaggtacagtccagtatagaaataaccgtacagaaatgtaggcatgctttcaagttcaacagttaaacttaatacggtatatggccaatccagcccatgaaAGAtccatcctatatatatatatatatatatatatatacatcaactgccAGTCAGTGACTCAGTAtcatataaggccaatccagcccaggggtaagtttatccccaaatataactgACTCGGAccagatccatgtccagggaaaattcatcacaattataaatcaataaggcaagtccatgccctgggaagtccatcccgaacatATATAATTAAGGCAAGTcgatgccctgggaagtccatctcgaatataaatcatctatgctcactgttggggggtgcagactccggaggggctccttcagcccaagcgtgagaTAAAGCTTATatagcctgctgcaggcgggaaaccccgatccatataataataaagcctataaggctttctgcagcgggcaaccccgataaatataataatatataaaaagccgatatggcctgctgcggcgcgcagctcgatccattcaatatcctcacaatgaatgaacatgattgagtatgaaatgtatattttttttaaacgattaaattcaacagcaacacgaccctatgggtcccaaaatatcggcacgtagcctaaacatgatctttgatatgagtctcagctcaatttcctaacacgtgtagaatattcagataataacatgatttttTAATTTACAATTCCActgaatttatttaagtcacaatttctatggtgcacacccacacgctcgtcacctagcatgtgcgtcaccttcataccatacacataacacaaaatttagggatttataccctcaaaaccttagaagtgttacttacctcaaaccgtgtaattctttactccgctatgcctttgcctcgcgaatcagcctccaaacgcctcgaatctagtcacaattaattcgattcactcaatacaaatcatagtaattaatttcatatgaaaatactaattttccaacatattccaaaattgaacccaaaaatcgcccatggggcccacgtctcggaacccaacaaaagttacaaaatatgaacgcccattcaaccacaagtccaaccatacaaattttgtgaaattccaacatcaactcgaccttcaaatcttaatttcttattttgaaatccctaggcccaaatcctctaaattcacctcaaaaacacgtaatctagtcgaaatattCAATGGTAATCCAATATTattaactaacaatgatcacaagcgacttacctcaagatttttcATGAATTCTCTTTGAAAAATTGCCCAACACCGTGttaaaaatgtccaaaatgacaaatatGTCGGAACactctgtttttgtacactgtccagatgttccgcttctgcggaatttttAATCGCATCTAtggttccgcttttgcggtgaaGCAAGAGCTTCTGCGACTGCCTTCACTTCTGCAGACAAGAAGCCTGCTTCTGCGATgaagcgtccgcttctgcgacgagGATGGCCCttccccttttccgcttctgcgatgcatgTACCGCTTCTGCGAGGCTtcgtccacttctgcggacctcatgcttctgcgatgccaggctcgcttctacgagcttgCACCAGCGAGCCAATTTCCATAGTGCGATTGCATCACTAGGCAACAACAcgtttcaattgttctaagtccaaatttgatctgttaaccatctgaaactcacccgaggcctccgggacctcaaccaaatataccgacaagtcctaaaatatcatacggacttagtcgaagcctcaaatcgcatcaaacaatgctaaaatcacgaatcataacccaattcaagcttaatgaaactaaataattccaacttctacattcgatgccgaaacctatcaaatcaagtccgattgatctcaaattttgcacccaagtcataaatgacataacagacatatgaaaattttcagaactggattccgaccccgatatcaaaaagtcaactccccgatcaaacttccaaacttaaatttctattttcgccatttcaagtctaatttagctacgggcttccaaataatttttcggatatattccaaagtctaaaatcaccatacggagctattggaatcaccagaattctattctggggtcgtttacatatatgTCGACATCcaaccaaccttttcaacttaagatttaaactttggaactaagtgttccaattcattccaagacctcaccggacctaaaccagttaccccggcaagtcatataacaactgtaaagcacaaatcgagccgtaaataggggaacatggctgtaatactcaaaatgaccgttcgggtcgttacattctccccctcttaaacaaacattcatcctcgaacgggtttagaattatacctggagcctcaaataagtgtggatatttgctccgtatctcccgctcagtctcccaagtagattctccgactggctggcctctccactgtactttcactgaagcaatgttctttgatctcaactttcgaacctgccggtccaaaatggccatcggctctaCAAAATTAGTCAAATTACCATCTAACTGTACTGTACTAAaatctaaaacatgagacggatctccgacatacttccggagcatagatacatgaaacactggatgaacacccgatagattaggcggcaatgcaagttcataagccacctctccaatcttctttagtatttcaaaaggtctaatatacctaggaatcaacttgcccttcttcccaaatctcataacacccttcataggcgaaactcagagtagtaccttctctcctaccatgtaagcaacatcgtgaaccttccggTCGACATAATGTTTCTCTCTAGATTGCGCCGTgtgaagtcgttcctgaatcaatttaaccttttccaaagcatcgtaaactaaatcagtacccaatagcctagcctcacccgactcaaaccaacccaccggagaccgacaccgtctcccatttagagcctcatacggagccatctgaatgctcgattggtaactattattgtaagcaaactctgccagtggcagaaactgatcccaagaaccccccaaaatctataacataaGCACGTAGcttatcttccaatatctgaatagtgcgctcggactgttcgtccatctgagggtgaaatgttgtaatcAATTGAACCTATATGCCTAATtgtcgctgcactgctctccaaaactgtggtatgaactgcgtgccccgatctgaaatgatggacactggcataccatgaaggcgaacaatctcacggatatacatctcggccaaccgctccgaagaataagtagtaccgactggaataaaatgcatggacttggtcaaccaatctataatcacccaaacaacatcaaacttcctcaaattccgtgggagtccaactacaaagtctatggtaatacgctcccacttccactccggaatttaaagtctctgaagtaatccgcccggtatctgatgctcgtacttcacctactgacaatttaaataccgagctacaaacccaactatatctttcttaatttttctccaccaatagtgctgcctcaagtcctggtacatctttgtggcatgcggatgaatggaataccgtgaactgtgggcttcttcaagaatcaactcctgcAGTCCATCTACATTTgaaacacaaatccgaccctgcatcctcaacaccccatcatccctaatagtaacatctctggcatcgccatgctgaactgtgtccttaaggacaagaaaatggggaccatcatactggcgctctctgatgcggtcatatagggaagaccgagaaaccacacaagctagaacccgactaggctcagaaatatctaatctcacgaacttattggccaaggtctgaacatcaactgcaagaggcctttcaccaataggaatgaatacaaggctacccatactcactgcctttctactcaaggcatcggccaccatattggccttcccgagatgatacaaaatagtaatattataatcctttagcagctccaaccatctccgctgcctcaaatttagatccttcagTTTGAATATgtgctgaagactccgatgatctgtaaatacctcacaagacacaccatagagatagtgcctccaaatcttcaatgcatgaataatggctgccagctctaaatcatggacatggtagttcttttcatgtggcttcaactgccacgaagcataagtaatcactctaccctcatgcattaagacacacccaataccaatccaaaaagcatcataatacactgtataagaacaaGAAGCagaaggtaaaactagaactggagctgtggtcagggcagtcttaagcttctgaaaacTCTCTTCACACTCAACTGGCtacttgaatggagcacccttctgggtcaatttagtcaagggcgatgcaatagacgagaagccctccacaaaattACGATAATAGCCAGCCAAGCCaaaaaaactccgaatctcaatagctgaagatggcctgggccaactctcaACGacttctatcttctttggatccaccttaattctcttactggacactatgtgtcccaagaatgccacctaactaagccaaaactcacacttggagaatttggcataaagtttactcaaatgttgtgcatgttcctcctggctatgtgagtacacctgaatatcatcaataaatactacgacaaataaatcaagatgcGAACataatacactattcatcaagtgcttaaatgctgctggggcgttggtcagcccaaaagacatcacgagaaattcctagtgaccataacgggtctggaatgccgtctttagaatatctgaatcccgaatcttctgCTAataatacccagacctcaaatcaattttggagaacaccctctctccctgaagctggtcaaataagtcatcaatacgcggcaaaggatacttattcttaaatgtaactttgttcaactgcctgtagtcgatgcacatccgcatagtaccatctttctttgtCACAAActaaactggtgcaccccaaggcgacacactaggcctaatagaccccttatcaagaagttcctgttgctctttcaattctttcaattcagctggtgtCATATGATAcaaaggaatagaaataggctcagtgcccggcaccaagtcaataccgaaatcaatatccatgtcgggtggcatacccagcaggtctgcaggaaatacatccgaaaaatccCGCATTACCAGTACAGAATCAATTGTAGGAGTGTCAGAATCAACATCTCTCATAAAGGACAAATATGACAAATAACCCTTCCCAACtatacgttgagccttcaagtaagaaattaccctgctgggaacataatttggagaacctctccactcgaccttTGGCAATCCCCGTTTCGCTAACGTCACCGTTTTTGTgtgacagtctagaatagcatgacatggagacaaccaatccatacccaagattacatcgaaattaaccatactaagcaataagagatcaactctagtctccagtcccctaatagttaccacacacgaccgatatacatgatccataataatagtatcacccaccggtgtagatacacaaacatgtaaaactaaggactcacggggcatatctagataatgtacaaaatattatgaaacatacgaatatgtgaaaccaggatcaaataatatagaagcttccccatagaacactgagacaatacttgtgatcactacatcggaagcaacgacatctggcatggcaggaaaagtatagaatcaggcctgaccgccacctgatcggcctccccctctagggcgacccctaactgactgagCCCCATCCTGAGCTGGCTGGGAGGGTGGTGGAGAAACTGGTGCAGGAGTCATatcctgactcctctgctgaactggacctcgtgAAAAGCagggacaatatttcctcacatgacccagctctccacactcatagcaatcccTCTCGAAAAATTATGGCGAGTTCTGAGGCAGACCACGAGAACCAGAATAACATGAACcttgaactgatggtgcacgagatgaactctgagctggaagtgcacCAAGAGAAGACTACCTCTGTCaagcactatatgaaccatggctagctgatgcaccacgatgagctaaACGAGCCATCTGAGAGGGCTTATAAAGACGACCGCTGCTGTGATGGGGCTATcctccagaaggaacaccgttgtAATTACCCGGActacgagacctcttggcctccctctgcTCACGCTCCTGATTACGAACCATTTCTAGCCATCGAGCactgtcaaccacctcatcgaattTAGCACCTGCTATATTTCCCAAAGTCATAATAAAACGAAACTGCTGGTTGAGgacattaatgaacctcctgatcttttccctctcagtgggaaccaaccaaactgcatgacgagccaactctgaaaatcgcatctcatactaagTCACAGACAAGTCCTCCTGACGTAAATATTCAAATTGTctgcgcagttcctctctgcgAGTCTTTGGCACAAACTACTCCAAAAATAATACGGAGAattcatgccatgaaagtggtgttgCACCAACTGGTCtactcctctcataagtctcccaccatctaaaggcatccctagaaaactgaaaagtagtgaacgagaccacACTATTCTCCAGAATACCCATTGttcgaagcatccgctggcacttatccagaaaaccctaagcattctctgactcagcaccgccaaa
This region of Nicotiana tomentosiformis chromosome 4, ASM39032v3, whole genome shotgun sequence genomic DNA includes:
- the LOC138909912 gene encoding uncharacterized protein, which produces MRFSELARHAVWLVPTEREKIRRFINVLNQQFRFIMTLGNIAGAKFDEVVDSARWLEMVRNQEREQREAKRSRSPDCHTKTVTLAKRGLPKVEWRGSPNYVPSRVISYLKAQRIVGKGYLSYLSFMRDVDSDTPTIDSVLVMRDFSDVFPADLLGMPPDMDIDFGIDLVPGTEPISIPLYHMTPAELKELKEQQELLDKGSIRPSVSPWGAPV